In Triticum urartu cultivar G1812 chromosome 6, Tu2.1, whole genome shotgun sequence, the following proteins share a genomic window:
- the LOC125514785 gene encoding peroxidase 56-like has translation MMKGMVCLVAVALVLAGSVSIAAAQAAGLKKGFYKKSCPQAEDIAQKVVWKHVAGNRELAAKFLRMFFHDCFVRGCDASVLLDSPTNTAEKDAPPNLSLAGFEVIDEVKAALERACPGVVSCADIVALAARDSVSFQYGKKLWEVETGRRDGTVSSDTQALNEIPAPSSTFDILLTNFSGKGLGLQDLVVLSGGHTIGIGNCNLFSSRLFNFTGKNNPTDTDPSLNPPYAKFLQGQCRRNQQDPNDNTTVVPMDPASSTSFDSHYFVNLKARQGMFTSDATLLTNGRAAALVDKLQDNGVFFDHFKNSIKRMGQIGVLTGASGQIRNKCNVVNS, from the exons ATGATGAAGGGCATGGTGTGCCTGGTGGCCGTGGCACTGGTCCTCGCCGGCAGCGTCAGCATTGCGGCGGCGCAGGCGGCCGGGCTGAAGAAGGGCTTCTACAAGAAGAGCTGCCCGCAGGCGGAGGACATCGCGCAGAAGGTGGTGTGGAAGCACGTCGCCGGCAACCGCGAGCTCGCCGCCAAGTTCCTCCGCATGTTCTTCCACGACTGCTTCGTCAGG GGGTGCGATGCGTCGGTGCTTCTGGACTCGCCGACCAACACGGCGGAGAAGGACGCGCCGCCGAACCTGTCGCTGGCCGGGTTCGAGGTCATCGACGAGGTGAAGGCGGCGCTGGAGCGGGCGTGCCCGGGGGTGGTCTCGTGCGCCGACATCGTGGCGCTGGCGGCGCGGGACTCGGTGTCGTTCCAGTACGGGAAGAAGCTGTGGGAGGTGGAGACGGGGCGGCGGGACGGCACCGTGTCCAGCGACACGCAGGCGTTGAACGAGATCCCGGCGCCGTCCTCCACCTTCGACATTCTCCTCACCAACTTCTCCGGCAAGGGCCTCGGCCTCCAGGACCTCGTCGTCCTCTCAG GCGGACACACTATCGGAATAGGCAACTGCAACCTCTTCAGCTCCAGGCTCTTCAACTTCACGGGCAAGAACAACCCCACCGACACCGACCCCTCCCTCAACCCACCCTACGCCAAGTTCCTCCAG GGGCAGTGCAGGCGTAACCAGCAGGACCCGAACGACAACACGACGGTGGTGCCCATGGACCCCGCCAGCAGCACCTCCTTCGACAGCCACTACTTCGTCAACCTCAAGGCGCGGCAGGGGATGTTCACCTCCGACGCCACGCTGCTCACCAACGGCCGCGCCGCCGCGCTCGTCGACAAGCTGCAGGACAACGGCGTCTTCTTCGACCACTTCAAGAACTCCATCAAGCGCATGGGCCAGATCGGCGTCCTCACCGGCGCCAGCGGCCAGATCAGGAACAAGTGCAACGTCGTCAACTCCTAG
- the LOC125514786 gene encoding cyclin-D5-2-like, translating to MPWAVRLLSVACVSVAAKMEEYCAPALSELDAGGVYEFCSASVRRMELLVLSTLGWRMAAVTPFDYLPCFSSRLDRHDGRGGGGHDLARVALKSIGSIFATAEAGSVLDYRPSTVAAAAILAASYEALLTKEALESKMDNLSPSCPIEKEHVHACYSMMVGDLKSRMSHGKRSLPCPDSNEVATSTYDSVLVDDVADTAAFIAAVSEMNKQIRLAAGWRHRVQGRPRPRHRRSHRRLSEPNDGDGTESGWRRRRAFEAEAAPIAYVATAEHGDAATALHPQKRWLRPAGFLVVFRGWCSSFGGGSGQSSAAHCSSTGGTTMNERP from the exons ATGCCGTGGGCGGTGCGCCTCCTGTCCGTGGCCTGCGTCTCTGTGGCGGCCAAGATGGAGGAGTACTGCGCGCCGGCGCTGTCGGAGCTCGACGCCGGCGGCGTCTACGAGTTCTGCTCCGCCTCCGTTCGCCGGATGGAGCTGCTCGTGCTGTCCACGCTCGGCTGGCGCATGGCCGCCGTTACGCCGTTCGACTACCTCCCTTGCTTCTCCTCCCGGCTCGACCGGCACgacggccgcggcggcggcgggcatGACCTCGCCCGCGTCGCCCTCAAGTCCATCGGCTCCATCTTTGCCACAGCCGAAG CCGGCAGTGTGCTGGATTACAGGCCATCTACTGTGGCTGCAGCTGCAATCTTGGCTGCATCCTATGAAGCTCTACTGACCAAAGAAGCACTGGAGTCCAAGATGGACAATCTATCTCCATCATGCCCCATTGAGAAG GAGCATGTACATGCCTGCTACAGCATGATGGTTGGCGACTTGAAAAGCAGAATGAGCCATGGCAAGAGATCATTGCCATGTCCAGACTCCAATGAAGTTGCCACCAGTACATATGATTCTGTTCTTGTTGATGATGTTGCCGACACCGCCGCCTTCATCGCAGCTGTGTCGGAGATGAACAAGCAGATCAGACTGGCAGCTGGATGGCGGCATCGTGTACAGGGTCGTCCCCGGCCGCGGCACCGACGTAGCCACCGCCGTCTCAGTGAGCCCAACGACGGCGATGGCACTGAGTCCGGGTGGCGCCGGCGCCGTGCCTTTGAGGCCGAGGCTGCACCCATTGCCTATGTTGCCACTGCCGAGCACGGAGACGCGGCCACAGCCTTGCATCCGCAGAAGAGATGGTTGCGTCCAGCGGGATTCCTCGTCGTATTCCGTGGCTGGTGTTCATCATTTGGTGGAGGCTCGGGACAGAGTAGCGCCGCCCACTGCAGCTCGACAGGTGGCACAACAATGAACGAGAGACCATGA